One Dictyostelium discoideum AX4 chromosome 3 chromosome, whole genome shotgun sequence genomic region harbors:
- the metS gene encoding methionine-tRNA ligase produces MSKPSNTPPLPKDGERNILITSALPYVNNVPHLGNIIGCVLSADVYARYCRLKNYNCIYICGTDEYGTATETKALSEGCTPKEICDKYHEIHKEIYEWFNISFDKFGRTSTNSQTEIAQDIFNKIKDNGYTLTQEIEQLYCEQTCKMFLADRFVEGTCPHCKFEDARGDQCDGCSKLLNPTELINPRCKVCSKPPVIKSTKHIFIDLPQLQQQVDQFVETNSKGGNWSENSIAITNTWVKGELKPRCITRDLKWGTPVPMEEFKDKVFYVWFDAPIGYISITAEYTNEWEKWWKNPENVKLVQFMGKDNVPFHTVIFPASLIGSKDNYTLLNNLSTTEFLNYETGKFSKSRNTGVFGDGAKATGIPSEVWRFYLLNNRPESSDSIFSWDDFNFKNNELLNNFGNLVNRVLKMLNTNAAFNGVVPKIGELNEVDKKLVQEVDEHLVQYFQKLEEISLKEGLKIAMSISKLGNTYMQDNKPWDLSGKDNERCGQVLAILINLIKLLSTLLEPYIPSLTDKVHQQLNVEPTKYSTHFDINAIPAGHEISKEILPLVKKIEADDLKKWRTKFSGIGPEFPIDMKIATVLEVNDHPSAENLYVIKLSLGGDQTKTAVSGIKANFEKSQLIGKKLAVVLNLKPSKFKGVLSEAMILVADDGQATKESLSFLVPSNPQSIEAGSKIAGKGMSIKPKPTIDYQKEFLHYDLTCIDKIISYNKSQLFINQNEPLVSEKIGNGKVR; encoded by the exons atGAGTAAACCATCAAACACACCACCTCTTCCAAAAGATGGGGAGAGAAATATTTTAATCACATCAGCTTTACCATACGTAAATAATGTTCCACATCTTGGTAATATTATTGGTTGTGTATTAAGTGCAGATGTATATGCAAG atATTGtcgtttaaaaaattataattgtatttatatttgtgGTACAGATGAATATGGTACAGCAACAGAAACAAAAGCATTATCAGAAGGATGTACACCAAAAGAGATTTGTGATAAATATCATGAAATTCATAAAGAGATTTATGAATggtttaatatttcatttgataaatttggaaGAACCTCAACCAATAGTCAAACTGAGATTGCTCAAGATATTTTCAACAAGATTAAAGATAACGGATATACATTAACTCAAGAGATTGAACAACTTTATTGTGAACAAACTTGTAAGATGTTTTTAGCAGATCGTTTTGTGGAGGGAACATGTCCACATTGTAAATTTGAGGATGCAAGAGGTGATCAATGTGATGGTTGTTCCAAATTATTGAATCCAACCGAATTGATCAACCCACGTTGCAAAGTTTGTTCAAAACCACCAGTTATAAAATCAACCAAACACATTTTCATCGACTTACCACAATTGCAACAACAAGTGGACCAATTTGTAGAGACAAATTCCAAGGGCGGCAATTGGAGTGAGAATTCCATTGCCATCACCAATACATGGGTAAAGGGTGAATTGAAACCACGTTGTATCACTCGTGATCTTAAATGGGGCACACCAGTCCCAATGGAGGAATTCAAGGATAAAGTATTCTACGTTTGGTTCGACGCACCAATTGGTTACATTTCAATCACAGCTGAATACACCAATGAATGGGAGAAGTGGTGGAAAAATCCAGAAAATGTAAAGTTGGTACAATTCATGGGTAAAGATAATGTACCATTCCATACAGTGATTTTCCCAGCCTCTTTAATTGGTTCAAAAGATAATTACACACTCTTAAATAACCTTTCAACCACAGAGTTCCTCAATTATGAAACTGGTAAATTCTCAAAATCAAGAAACACCGGTGTATTTGGTGATGGTGCAAAGGCAACAGGTATCCCAAGTGAGGTATGGAGATTCTATCTCTTGAATAATCGTCCAGAATCATCAGATTCAATTTTCAGTTGGGACGATTTCAACTTTAAGAATAACGAACTCTTGaataattttggtaatttagTTAATCGTGtattgaaaatgttgaatACCAATGCAGCATTCAATGGTGTCGTACCAAAGATTGGCGAATTGAATGAGGTTGATAAGAAATTGGTTCAAGAAGTCGATGAACATTTAGTACAATATTTCCAAAAATTAGAGGAGATCTCATTGAAGGAGGGTTTAAAGATTGCCATGTCAATCTCTAAACTTGGTAATACCTATATGCAAGATAATAAACCATGGGATTTAAGTGGTAAAGATAATGAACGTTGTGGTCAAGTCTTGGCAATCCTCATCAATTTAATCAAACTTTTATCAACCCTCTTAGAACCATACATCCCATCACTCACCGATAAAGTccatcaacaattaaatgttGAACCAACTAAATATTCCACCCATTTCGACATCAATGCAATTCCAGCAGGTCATGAAATTTCAAAGGAAATCTTACCATTGGTAAAGAAAATCGAAGCCGATGACCTCAAGAAATGGCGTACAAAATTCTCTGGAATCGGACCAGAATTCCCAATCGATATGAAAATTGCCACAGTCTTGGAGGTAAATGATCATCCATCCGCAGAGAATTTATATGTAATTAAATTAAGTTTAGGTGGTGATCAAACTAAAACCGCAGTTTCAGGTATTAAAGCAAACTTTGAAAAATCCCAACTCATTGGTAAGAAATTGGCTGTagtattaaatttgaaaccTTCAAAATTCAAAGGTGTTCTCTCTGAAGCAATGATTCTTGTTGCTGATGATGGTCAAGCCACTAAAGAAAGTTTATCATTCTTGGTACCATCAAATCCACAATCAATTGAAGCTGGTTCAAAAATTGCCGGTAAAGGTATGTCaattaaaccaaaaccaacaatTGATTATCAAAAAGAATTCCTTCATTATGATCTCACTtgtattgataaaattattagttaTAATAAATCTCAATTATTTATCAATCAAAATGAACCTTTAGTTTCTGAAAAAATTGGTAATGGTAAAGttagataa
- a CDS encoding AAA ATPase domain-containing protein has protein sequence MTDIEIKENEENITIINIGIEIIVNERSNALFNTLKSNIESFIKQRPNKENEIIQTLYSLNNSLERAVKYFDYPDKSIDYYKIILLGISDKNNNNNNNNNNNNNNNSNNTFHINYQNKGIIPTIPIKFQINYQTFIYKLSTEPPQSELSDDLETSPPYQQLVLPNKSIETLWENLIYEDGLKSKLLSYMSTLILFSKFRIDSNIVSNNKVIFLYGPPGTGKTSLAKALAQRISIVYRDRYQFSQLIEINTHSLFSKWFSESGKLVMKMFENIKELLEDQNCFVMILIDEVESLAAARSSAINNGTEPSDSIRVVNAFLTQLDQLKQYSNVLVVATSNITKAVDLAFIDRADIKQFIGPPPIDARKIHLSNYIH, from the exons atgacagatatagaaataaaagaaaatgaagaaaacataactataattaatatagGTATTGAAATTATAGTGAATGAAAGATCAAATGCATTATTCAAcacattaaaatcaaatatagaATCATTTATAAAGCAACGACCAAATAAAGAGAATGAAATAATTCAAACACTTTATTCATTGAACAATTCATTGGAAAGAGCAGTTAAATATTTCGATTATCctgataaatcaattgattattataaaattattttattaggaatatctgataaaaataataataataataataataataataataataataataataatagtaataatacatttcatattaattatcaaaataagGGTATTATACCTACGATaccaattaaatttcaaataaattatcaaacatttatatataaattatcaacagAACCACCACAAAGTGAATTATCTGATGATTTAGAAACTTCACCACCCTATCAACAATTAGTTTtaccaaataaatcaattgaaacacTTTGGGAAAA tttaatttatGAAGAtggtttaaaatcaaaattattatcatatatGTCAACATTAATT ttattttcaaaatttagaaTAGATTCAAATATtgtatcaaataataaagtaatatttttatatggaCCACCAGGTACAGGTAAAACAAGTTTAGCCAAAGCATTAGCGCAAAGAATATCGATTGTATATAGGGATAGATATCAATTTTCACAAttgattgaaattaatacTCATAGTTTATTTAGTAAATGGTTTTCAGAGAGTGGAAAATTAGTGATGAAAATGTTTGAGAATATAAAAGAGTTATTAGAGGACCAAAATTGTTTtgtaatgatattaattgaCGAAGTTGAAAGTTTGGCAGCAGCAAGAAGTTCAGCAATTAACAATGGTACAGAACCAAGTGACTCGATTAGAGTGGTGAATGCATTTCTAACACAATTGGATCAACTAAAACAATATTCAAATGTTTTAGTTGTTGCAACTTCAAATATAACGAAAGCGGTTGACCTCGCCTTCATTGATCGTGCCGATATTAAACAGTTTATTGGACCACCACCAATCGATGCAAGAAAAATACATCTTTCAAACTATATTCActga